The nucleotide sequence TCTATGTATGGGGGgcgggggaaagggagggaggacgGAATGGAGGGAGGATAAGAAAGGATCCACTCTGCACGTCTAGGATGATGGGACAAGATTCTGCCCCAAGTTACTTGAGGAAAGTAATCTCCTGAACATGAAATATATCTGCAGTATTGGATAGCAGGAGGGAGCCGGTGGTCTGTCTAAGACTTTGAGTACTCTCCAGTGGGAGTGGCCAGAGTACCTTCTGCTGGGTCACAGTAGGAAATTTGGAGACGCATTATGAGGGAGGAAGTGGACTTGTTCTGGGTTGCTGGAGAGGCTGGGAGAAGACTTCAAGAGTGGGTTAGCAGAGTGTCTGATAAGGAAGTCCTAACAAACTCCTTCTCTCTACCACTTCACTAGTGCTCTTACCTCTTGGGGACCCCACCCCGATTTCTGGATGGAAGGATCAGTATTCAGACTCCCTGACAACAAAATCCCTATAACTGAAGGAGGAAATAGGGCAATCCAGACGTCCGTCCTCCAacccccatacacacacagaaGGAAGCAAAGGACTGTCATTTTAGAAAGTTCCTGACAGGTGTGAGAAACTGGAAGAAGGCTTTAGGGCTTCAGGGAAATTGCAGTGTCTTTCTCAGTAAATGAGATTCGAAGTAGAAGGTGTTTTCGGAGAGAGGGATGAGACTGTTAGTTTTGGTCAAATTCATGATATGCAGGCTCTTCTCTTTATAAGATTTCCCTGTCGTAGGCATaaactgtcagagctgggaaagatcttagaattaattcccgtagttttcagatgaaaacaaCTCAGAGACATAAAAGTGGTGATTTGACAGAGGCCACAGAGCTGGTTaatggcagaaccaggactaAAACCTGGCATTCTGACTACCAGTTCAGTGAATTGTTTGTTTTCCCGCCATACTAGCTAGACTGCAGCTTGGAGCAGAGAACACCAGAGATGGAGTCAAGAAACCCAAGTTCGAATCCCAGCtttgacactgagcaagtcatttacccaatctaaacttcagtttcctcatctgcaaaatggggattgTGGTCATCACTGAATTGTAATGGAAACACTTTGCCAACAAAACCATTGGAATGTGAGTTACCAACCTCAAAGTTTACACCCAAAAGGAGTATCTATATGCATAATTGCAACACAAAACCACCCGGTCACTGACTGATTTTGAGCCAGAGACACTTCAGATAGAGCAACACTGGGTCCTAGGCCAAGTCGGGATTGGCGTTTTAGTCAGTTGTGCGCTCCTCTTGCCGGGGCAATGCACCTTCTCGCTGTAGATTTAAAGCGGTTTAAATAGTCGCAGAGATAGTCGTGTCCTGGACCCAGGCTCACCTTGCTCCTTAACTCAGCTTGCCTGGCCTGGCAGAGACTCAAACAGGCTTCTAGCTTTCTTAAGCAGGGAGCTCGGGCATGGTGGCTGTTCAGTCCAGCCAGGGTTTTAggagggctggggctgggggtCAGTGATTTTTCTTTGGTGTGGTTTCTCTTTCCCTTGCCCATTCAGGCAGCTTCTCCTGGGACCTTCTCGAGCCCCGGAGAAAAGGTTTGGATAACTTTGACTCCTGCCTGAGAGAGTCTCGCCCTGCCGAAAATAGCTGGAAGCTTTCCTGAAAGGAACTATGTCCCAGAAATTTCTTCCTTCATTAAGGACCAAGAAGGCGCTCTCTCTATATAGTAGGGtttattctttcttctgaatCTCGAAAGCACCTCCTTGTTCCCTCAAGAGAATTCCGCTCCCTGGAGCCGTCAGCATtgctggggagggggaagactTTAAGAAATTTATCAAAGTTTCCGCGGCTCACCTTGGCATGAGCTCTCAGCCTCTGTTCCAGCGCCCAACTCGGCCGGCTGCTGTGAACCTCTCCTCGCTTTCTGCTGACCTAAAGAGAAGAGACAGTCAAAAGTACCGGAAGACAGGGCTAAAGCCAAGGGACTGTCACAGGAGTGTGGAGAGAAGAATGTGGGGGGAAACAAGGGCAGAAAGCCACCGGCCCCCAAGATCTGTTCTGAAGGGAACTTGTGAACTTCAATAGTGTTTCAGTAGAAatgtctgggggggggggggagggatttgTATGGCCCCTCCAAACTGACAACTTGTATGGGATAAATCAATAAACTCGGCTGAGATGCGTTCCAGTCATTTCAGCCCATCTGGATCAACTGATTCAGAAAACCTATTTACGACAGCACATCCTCCTCTGAATCCCTCCTTAAAACCTTTCACAAGAAACAAATGGAAACGCGACAAACTTCTTATTGATCAAAAGAAATAACGTAATTGGTATAGTCAAGCGAATTCAGTGGACTTGGGAAGATGAAAACTCTTACCTGGGAACAAACGCTCAACTTCTTTTACCAGGCTTCTGCTTAAATCCGAGCGGACAGCGTCAGCCTCCTATGCCGCCCGAATTGGTTTCTGCCCTATTTTATACGACTATAGGCAATTAATATTGCATCAggagtattttaaaatttcagaacCCACCATATAATGTAATGGCATAAGGGCATTTATTATTAAAGGACACTTGACTGGGAGGGTGGGGGGATCATCGGGACTGATTAAAACGGCTAAGGGGCTAAAGGGATTGGCTCCTCGAAGTGAGTTTCCCGATGCAGTGGGTGAATTCCTACCTTGCTGGTCCTGGTGGGGCAGAGGCTCTAACACCAATTTCTGGTCTGAGGTTTGATGTCTGACACTCATTTGAAGTGCTACCGTGAAATATTCAGAAGACACTACGATTTCGGTCATTAATTTTTAATCGTTAAGGTACTTCTGGGACTGGCAAATAGAAAgagctctttttcttttaaagagcaTCAGAAATGGACCGCTGCTCGGGATGAGCTCTTAGAAATAACTCTGGAAGTGGCTTCTGGGCTCTGGAAAATGGTCCTTCAACTCAGTCTTCTAGCATATATTTCTACTTCCTAACTCCCATCCCACCCTGTGCTTACACTCCATTCCCTCAACCCCAAGAATTTGCTTTCCCTAGTCCAAGCAGCGGCAATCAAAGCTGCAGTATTCACGGAGAAGGAAAATCAGAGACGGTGTGGCCCCAGACCCCAACTGATCAGAATTCCGTTCCTCAGGCTGGGGGAGACCAGaaagttaaagaaagaggaaCGGTCCCCAACCCTATTTACATACTGGTCgcacttttttggggggaggggatgcCAAGGTGATTCCGGAAATAAAAGGAGTGTTGGAGGGACATAGGAGGGAAGTCACTTCTTAGGACCTCTTTTTGCTAGCAATCGAGTTATTTCTAGGGCGAGATGCCATTGGTACTTCgggaaaagaaaacaactgtGATTCGGGttgaaaaataaagcatttattatttcagaaGTTAATCCAAGGGGCAGAGGGGGAACAAGAACTTCATCGTTTTATTTTAGTATCTATTAGGAAAAACTAATGATTACACCGCAACACACAAACTACATGTCAAAACTAAGGTATGAGatgtgaaggaaagggagggGCGGTGAGTCATCCAGGCAAGCCATATTAGGGAATCACGGGTGTCTTAATGTATCGGCACAACAGAGACCCAAtcttgaaggaaatggaaagaagagatggagttgttttttaaaaaagcagaagcaGTGGAGTTACGTTTGAAAGGCTTGCATCCGATTCTGAGAAATTGTTTCCGCTTTTCTTTCTTGGCCCACAGATACGGTGTGAAGCCAAAGAGAGCCTCTGTGGAACCGGTGTCCTAGCGTATTCCGGGAGGGCGAGTTCAGAACGATTCATGAACTTTCACCCAAACCCCAGAGAGGAATGTTATAACCTTCAGACATCAGCAGGCACTGGAATTTGAGGCCAATATAGCCTTCCCTCACCCACATCTACGCCTCAGGCAAGGAACGCTGCTATAAGGAGCAAACCTCTCCTAGATCAAAAGATTTCGACACCTTCTTTAAGAGATGAATCAAGAAGGTGTCTCCAACCAAACTTTCCTGGGAGGACAAGAAGGAATGTGATAGATTTCCTTTTTTCACATTCCTTGAATTCAGCCCATGCTaccttagggggaaaaaaaataatgcaaaaccAAAATGCTCTGTCAAGTAGAATTTAAGCTTAGGGAAACATGAGGTTATCTTtcggaaatatatacaaatatctgctatattatatatattatatatatataaatctccATACAGGTTAATTCCCTAGTTTCTCCCAGTTGAATGACCTTTGTTTCCCTTCTACCTATCCTCCCTGCCCCCCACAACCCTTGCACTGAGTGATTTCTTATTGCGATCAGCTATGTGGAGCCTTAACCCCGTACCCCAGCCCTCCCCCCCAAATTGAGATGTCCCTTGCTGCCCAGGTCCCCCGGAAGTGACCCGTAGTCCACAAAACTAGTGTCAGGTTCAGCACGAAGGACAGCTCCCTCTTCCTGGcctctggtttctttttttaCGGGTAGAAAACTTTTTAAGAGTGgggtgagggaggaagggaaaggacagaacggaagagaagggagaagaagtgaaagaagaagtggggaaaaaaacaagaggataagagaaaagaaaacgaTAGAAGACTAGACAGACAAGAGACCAAACGGAGCGAAGAGGGAAAAGTCCATGATTTTGGGAGGAATGAGTCTAACTGCAGGGTCTGAGCGAACTTCCTGCCCGGAGTGATGTGTGTAGTCAAATATAAAAGTCTCAGACggtcctctccctctctccaggccCTGGGGTCCCGGCCCAGGCCTTGGCCCCGCACTGCCTGCAGTCAGTGGACAGCCGAATATTTCATtcgtttctgtttctgtctctggtTGCAGAACCAGACCCGCACCACGTTCTTTTTGAGGTCCAATTTCTCCGCTATGGCTGCGATCTTCTCCGAGGAGGGTCGAGGCTGGATGGCGAAATAAGCTTCTAAAGAGCGCTTCTCTGGCGCTGCGATGGAGGTGCGTTTGCGCTTCCTCTCGCTGCCATTGAAGAGCTCGGGTTTGGTGTTCTTCTCCCGGTAGGCAGCCTCTGCTTCTTCCAGCCAGGCCTGCAATACAGGCTTGAGGGCTATCATGTTGTTGTGGGACAGGGTAAGGGACTCGAACCTGCATATGGTGCTCTGGCTGAGAGAGCCAACACCAGGGATCTTGAGATTGGCCAGCGCTGCGCCGACGTCCGCCTGGGTCACCCCCAGTTTGATGCGACGCTGCTTGAAGCGCTCGGCAAAAGCTTCCAGCTCACGGGGATCCGACTCCACGTCGCTCAGGCAGGGCATCCCGTTGTGGGTGGAGACGGCGTGGGGATGGCCCATGCCCATGGCCTGATGCAGGTGGCCCATAGCCCCCAGGTGATGGGGGTGGATCTGCGTCGGCATCACGGTGTGCTCCGGGGCCCCTATGCCACTCACTGTCAGCGTGGGCGAGATGTGCTCCAAGAGGTCTCCATCCAGCCCTTGGTGCACTGAATGGTGTGGGTGCGAGGTTAGGGCCGCCGGGTGGGAGATGGGCACTGTGGACGAGGTAGAAGTGCAGGGCACACTGCTCATGGTATGGTAGGTCGCGTCGGGCTTGAAAGGATGGTTCTTGCCGTGGGAGACAATATCGACAGCCGCCAGAGCTTCAGCGCGGGCCAGTAGACTCTCATCAAAGCTTCCAAATATATTGCCCTGCAGCTGCAAGCAAGAATACGCATAGCAGAGTCAGTGGGGAATACTGTCAACTCaggattaaaaaacattttcaagcAACGAGATTCCTCCTCAAAGCTCAGGtcataaaaattaatatgaagGCAGAAGCTTTGCAGGAATAGACGTGTGGATCAGAgacaagggagagaaaagagagagggagagggagaggggttCAGAGAGAGGCGATTGTTCTGGGCTCCATGAAATAAACATTAAGCAAGCGCCTGTCAAAAAATGTGCCTTAAAGCGGTAATTACGCTTCATCTACATACCTGCGGGGCGGGAAGGCAAACTCGGCGCATAGCCTCTGAACTGGAATGTAGGCTGGAGAATTTAGGCTCCTGGAGGACAGGGTGCATGGTGAAAGGCTGCTTGGCGTTCATGGTCATCATCTTTGCACACCTTGCAGGTAGGCAGTCCCTGACATCGATTCAGGGCTGTCTCTCTCGCTGGCTCCTGTCAAAGTGAGCGGTTTTCAATGCCAGAGCTTCCCTCGCCCTCTCTCTGCCCCCACCTGCTTCTTCACTCATCTTACAAGCAGCATGCCAGGAATAGGACCGGGAACTGCGCGCAGGCGTGCTGCACCGAGGAATTAAAAGGAAAGTAGCCGGAGGAGGCAAAGCCAGTTAGCATCAAAGATGTCTACCCTGACCTGGCCAATTGTTTGCCTCTTAAGTCAATTGGCTTTTTAATTTATATCCTGGGCACCGCTTTGGCGTTTCTCAGCCCCGCCTGGCTCCAGGCATCCCAGACCTTcctgattcattttttaaaaccccaaacCACTCCGTCCTGTCCCCTACTCGCAATGAGGCTCTCTCTGGGATCCGGATCGAAAAGAAGCCCAAGTGAAGTAGGGTAtggagaagggggggaggggggagttaggtggaaaaggaaggaagttaACCCTACTTCAACCCCCTAGAGACGCTACCAAGCGCCCCCACTTAAAGTGAGCTCCTGGACTTCAGCCTAGTCAGCTTCTGGCAGGGCTAGTGTCCCCTCGGCTTTTGAGGCCAGAACCTCACTGAGGGGTCAGATGAACCCCAATTTGGGAAAGGTGAAATAGTATCCAGCCCCAGACTAGTCAAGAAATCCATCTTCTTTGTCAATGACCAGTTCATCCCATCGCCCTGGACTTCTATCTGTCTTCTGGGTTCCCTGGCTGGAAAGGAGTCGTGTTGGAGAATGTTTAAAGGGAGTTAGTTGTATTAGGGAAGCCCCTACTCCAAGCTCGGATCAGCAGGTCACCTATACTTCTGCTTCTTGGGGATTCCCTCCAAGCTAGATCCCTTTAACTTTTctttcaaagtaaaagaaattcaGATCCACTAAGTTTTCGGCCAGTCTAAATCTCGCCCCTGTCTCTCAGCCCCTTCAGTCCTCGGGCCTTTCCCCTTAAACTCCTGGTTTGGGCATTTGGGGAACTATCGTTGCTTGTAAAGCCCCCTCTTGCTCCTCTCTTGCTCCTCATTtctctcccacccaccccccacccccttcttgtAAACATCTTGAATAATAGATGGGGAATCCTGGGACAGCAGCAGCGCAGCTCGGCAAAGCTCAAGGCGAAACCACTAAGTAGATCAGCTGAGCCAGGCTAGCCTCAGCCACGGAGAGAAGCAGCGGGGGCTTCGGGTTTCATTGAAGTAAATTCTCTCGGCAGTTAGCTTCCCGCACCCTCCCCGGCTTCATGCAAATGAGGGCTTTCGGTGTAAAAATACAGCCCACGTGGACTTGACTGAAACCGATCCGGGTCAGAGGCCTTGCCAAACGTTTCGAAAAGCTCCCCTACCGTCAGTGTCGGTTTCCTCCGCCCTCCCCCATCCTTCCACCAATCCTTCCTCCTTGGGGTCAGCTGCACTTCTGAATGAGGAGGGATCCGAGTTTCAACTGCTAATCAGCCCCCAGCCGCTGCTCCCCACTCTGAAAGAGTGAGACCCATAAATGAGACCATTCTTGTTTAGCTCCAAGCTTTGAACTGCCCTCACCAAAACCTTTAAAATTGGGGCTTGGCGTAAGGGAGagccacctcagacacttaaccttTATCGCCTTCTCTTTCTTCGTCTGCAAAATGGGGAGCACCTACGCTGTCATCACCACTACCAGATAACATATgcagagcactttgcaaacttaaaagtatgtcacaGGATGtcaaagctgaaagagaccttcgGCCATTCTCATCCCTTCTTTTGTCAAATAAGGAAACATGAGGTCAGGAAAAGAGAAGTGATTGACCCAAAGTCACGTGGCTAGGTAAGGTCAGCTCTAGGGTGAGAATTCAACCCCTTCTACTCACAATAAACCACTACTCCACCGGGCCTGGGCCTGGAATTATTAGTACTGGCATCAAAGATGGGTTAATCCGATCTCTAGGACACATCAGACCAGTTAGGCCCAGGTACTGGATCCTGGGAACTGatagaaaatggagatgatggTAGTTACCAGGGTCAAGGGGTTGGGAAGGAAATATAATCTGAAGAAACAACTGGTTTTAAGAAGATAGACATTGTATTCTGGTGGAATATAATTTCCTCTGagtgtcaagaaaaaaaaaataatgaatttccaGTCTCACTCCCCAAAACTATCTTTATTTCACATCAGTACAGAATTCCTGCCAGGAATTCTTGCTCCCTCTGCTGGTATTTCATCTTGACCTTTCCCTTCCCCAGAGCCTAAGTACAAGGGAACTTGGACCTGGCAATTTAGCTGTGCTGCTGGTACTGCTGCTGTAGGCCAGGGGAAGGTTGATGGTGACCAAGGGAAACACAAAGGTTTAGCAAGTTTGTAGTTCCCTGTCTTCTCCTGGACAGCTGCCTGGAAATTGTAGAATGGGGCTCTCTAATAGGTAAGAATTTCAAGCTTAAATGTTCATTTCAAGTTCAGAGAATATTTAGCAAGTtactactatgttccaggtacttccagatactatgctaggcactagTGATACAAACCCAAATATGAAAACAGTTTCTgtactcaagaagcttatattgtATTGTTAGAAAAGTGAATGCCTATTTCTCAGGAGAAAATGGCATTAGAGGCACACTCACCACCaaatagtagtggtggtagtagcaGCTTTTCCAGTAGGAAGGATGGATTTTTGGTAGTACATCAGTACAATGTCCACAAGAGAGAACAAAGCTAACAAGCCCACATGGAGATCAGAAATCACTTACTCaacaaagcacttaataaactcCTGAACATTGTGAAAGAGTAGAAGTTTAGATAAGTTAAATTCCTATTATCATGGAACTTGCAGTTTAATTAAGATAGAGAATGCATGACAATGGCCACAGAAATCTCTATTTCTGATAGGTCACAGATGTGATAAAATTAATCTCTCACTCTGGCTGTGACTTTTTCTAGTATCTGCAagttgaaaggaaccttaaaggtgGTCTAGTCTGTCTCTCAGTATAAAAATCTCCTCCACATCCCGAAAGGGGATCATCCTGCTTCTCTTTAAACCTTTCCAGTTCCAGGAAGTTCACTGACCAACAGAAGATGATCCCTTTCAATTCTTTCTAGATCCCTCAGATCCTTTCTTCAACaccttcagttttaatttttttcccaaattgcaTGCATTTAGTTCAATATATCCTAAATCAGCTTAGGTCTGTTTCTCAGCAGGAATTCTCAACCTGTTGAGAATGAGTGTTTGAGCACTCAGATCATTAGACAAAAGCATTGGAAACATTTCAGTGGAACTGAAGAACATCAAACACAACAAAGAAATCATATAGATCTAATGACTGAAAGAAAACTTATATCTCCTTttacaaaaaggaaactgaggtccattgAGGTCATGATTTGGCAAGGCCACGGTATTAAGTAGGAGAGGAGGGATGTGGCTACACATCTAGGGCTTTTATTACTCTATGTTGCCTTTGAATAGAAGatactttggggaaaataaaaatagggaaaatattcagaaaagcaagtcTAGAAGAGATTGTTTGCCTTAAAAGTATGGAAAGATAGGTACTGATTCATAGCTTATGTGAACAGTATTCAAAGGAGCACTTGCCCATCCCAGAAAGCTGAGTAATCTCTGTGTATGGGTGGATGACTGAACATAGCTGTCAAATCTATTCTTCTTCTTGCTTTGGTACTCTATCCTGAGTgcccatttctttgtttttgtttttttttttttgacttatGAAGGTGAGAGGAGAAGAGTTACTGGTCTTTGTGTGTCTTTGGCTTgaactgggcaagttactcaacagGTTCTGCAGAAAGTGATTGAGACAGAGTTCAAAAATCTTCCAAACTGGGGATTCCTCTGCAAGGGGTTCATCCTTTAGGCATGACCAGCAACACAAGAGACAGCCTAACCCAGTTTGCAGTCAATTATAAGTTGCTT is from Gracilinanus agilis isolate LMUSP501 chromosome 2, AgileGrace, whole genome shotgun sequence and encodes:
- the POU4F3 gene encoding POU domain, class 4, transcription factor 3, with product MMTMNAKQPFTMHPVLQEPKFSSLHSSSEAMRRVCLPAPQLQGNIFGSFDESLLARAEALAAVDIVSHGKNHPFKPDATYHTMSSVPCTSTSSTVPISHPAALTSHPHHSVHQGLDGDLLEHISPTLTVSGIGAPEHTVMPTQIHPHHLGAMGHLHQAMGMGHPHAVSTHNGMPCLSDVESDPRELEAFAERFKQRRIKLGVTQADVGAALANLKIPGVGSLSQSTICRFESLTLSHNNMIALKPVLQAWLEEAEAAYREKNTKPELFNGSERKRKRTSIAAPEKRSLEAYFAIQPRPSSEKIAAIAEKLDLKKNVVRVWFCNQRQKQKRMKYSAVH